A window from Prochlorococcus marinus str. GP2 encodes these proteins:
- a CDS encoding SufE family protein: protein MENQEKYNKLSKLVEKLKKSEDPKRKYEYILWLGKKMKEPDSEILVEENKVEGCVSEVFVKATIKAGKLFWEGYSDALITKGLLAFLISGLNELTPNEVVEIDKKFIEDTGLKASLTPSRSNGFLNILLKMQSQANEFL from the coding sequence ATGGAAAATCAGGAAAAATACAATAAATTATCAAAATTAGTAGAAAAGTTGAAGAAATCAGAAGATCCAAAAAGAAAATATGAATACATTTTGTGGTTAGGCAAAAAAATGAAAGAACCAGATAGTGAAATCCTTGTTGAAGAAAATAAAGTTGAGGGATGCGTTTCAGAAGTTTTTGTTAAGGCAACTATTAAGGCTGGTAAATTATTTTGGGAAGGATATTCTGATGCACTCATAACAAAGGGTTTGTTGGCCTTTCTAATAAGTGGATTAAATGAGTTAACACCAAATGAAGTTGTTGAAATAGATAAGAAATTTATAGAAGATACTGGTTTGAAAGCAAGCTTAACACCTTCACGATCAAATGGTTTTTTAAACATTTTATTGAAAATGCAGTCTCAAGCCAATGAATTTTTGTAG